The Asterias amurensis chromosome 21, ASM3211899v1 genome has a segment encoding these proteins:
- the LOC139953217 gene encoding galanin receptor type 1-like produces the protein MSLPEPEPEPELSPEPEPWPNMSMLSAFPEPENGSSEPIPEAEPSFGPCVQGVLVSLAVLIIIVGSVGNMLVIIVIGRMRTGRTVTEIFLTSLAVADLTVCMICSPLLVVGIIVHSGHTGASYQVEQFLFYFSSVASIFNLMVIALDRHDAILHPMSRRFTLQRCKPLLCFVWLLSASIAVIIHFIPQNFEVIVLAICFVFPFAAMIISYTRILRVAKAAARKAAGSDLKETTTTSSSGQPNKEGKMDKTVKMVVIVVVFFAVSWIPSLISRLLKYVVVMTPEASSFMEVTACLIAYGGSALNFLVYAFMSRRFKVGLSQLFGCSRFLRKIDPCDGDIGKTCNATAAGTANAS, from the exons ATGAGTCTACccgaaccagaaccagaaccggAGCTGTCCCCAGAGCCGGAACCATGGCCCAACATGTCGATGTTAAGTGCGTTCCCGGAACCGGAGAATGGTTCCTCGGAACCTATACCGGAAGCTGAGCCGTCATTTGGACCCTGCGTCCAGGGAGTGTTGGTGTCTCTAGCCGTGCTTATTATCATTGTAGGATCGGTGGGAAACATGTTGGTCATCATAGTCATCGGACGAATGCGTACAG GTCGAACGGTCACCGAGATATTTCTGACCTCCTTGGCCGTAGCCGACCTGACCGTCTGCATGATCTGCTCCCCTCTCCTCGTAGTGGGTATCATCGTCCATTCCGGACACACCGGGGCATCCTACCAAGTCGAGCAATTCCTCTTCTACTTCTCATCGGTTGCCTCCATCTTCAACCTCATGGTCATCGCCCTGGACCGGCACGACGCTATCTTGCACCCCATGTCTCGTCGCTTCACCCTCCAGCGCTGCAAGCCTCTGCTCTGTTTCGTCTGGCTTCTCTCGGCATCCATAGCAGTCATTATACATTTCATCCCGCAGAACTTTGAGGTAATCGTCTTGGCAATTTGCTTTGTGTTCCCGTTCGCTGCTATGATCATCAGTTACACTCGCATCCTTAGGGTAGCCAAGGCCGCTGCTCGCAAAGCAGCTGGTTCCGACTTGAAAGAGACTACGACTACGTCATCATCGGGGCAACCAAATAAGGAAGGCAAGATGGACAAGACTGTTAAGATGGTTGTCATTGTCGTGGTGTTCTTTGCAGTGTCGTGGATACCTAGTCTCATCAGCAGACTGCTCAAGTACGTCGTGGTGATGACACCCGAAGCGTCAAGCTTCATGGAGGTGACTGCGTGTCTGATTGCCTACGGTGGCAGCGCCCTCAACTTCTTGGTGTATGCGTTCATGAGTAGGCGATTCAAAGTTGGATTGTCACAG ctgTTTGGATGTAGTCGATTCTTACGGAAGATCGATCCTTGCGATGGTGACATCGGGAAGACTTGTAACGCCACGGCCGCAGGTACCGCCAACGCCTCCTAA